From a region of the Kiritimatiellales bacterium genome:
- a CDS encoding SH3 domain-containing protein → MKKILIGLTMIAGVLLAQDEGTVTVTADRVSLRAEPDANAVLLERALQGDEFILKDNGNPEWVGVVPPDSVDLWVSREFLENSEVLPSRLNVRSGPSLNHSIVGVLEKGQAVAVRGTTAEWMKIAPVQEATVWISRRYTDVKITAPAEPVEPAEAAVEIEEPAIVEETVTAVAAAERPAQETCEPPAEVCKQSETCPVKAPCDAKPAEECVGEETCSKKAGCPVASGGVTAPVDEPVVEEIIAAMEQKVPLRLKADTTKEQGIASSYSGILLPESDLLYKLVQPGCEQTVKLICYVRGNVKQLKTYSELPVMLSGKIYWAEGVIRPVIVPSKIQILNKLLESNETFEQ, encoded by the coding sequence ATGAAAAAAATTCTGATCGGACTTACCATGATCGCCGGCGTGCTGCTGGCACAGGATGAGGGAACAGTAACAGTTACCGCTGACCGCGTAAGCCTGCGCGCTGAACCGGATGCGAATGCAGTGCTGCTGGAACGCGCACTGCAGGGCGATGAGTTTATATTGAAAGATAACGGCAATCCCGAGTGGGTTGGCGTGGTGCCGCCGGACAGTGTCGATCTGTGGGTAAGTCGTGAGTTTCTTGAAAACAGCGAAGTGCTTCCATCACGCCTGAACGTCCGCTCCGGACCGAGTTTGAATCACAGCATTGTCGGTGTACTGGAAAAGGGACAGGCTGTTGCGGTACGCGGAACAACTGCAGAGTGGATGAAAATTGCACCGGTTCAGGAAGCAACTGTCTGGATCAGCCGCCGTTACACAGATGTTAAAATTACGGCACCGGCGGAACCGGTTGAACCGGCGGAAGCTGCGGTGGAAATTGAAGAACCGGCTATTGTTGAAGAAACAGTGACGGCAGTTGCTGCGGCAGAACGGCCGGCCCAAGAAACCTGTGAGCCGCCGGCAGAAGTCTGCAAGCAGTCTGAAACCTGTCCGGTGAAAGCACCATGCGATGCAAAACCGGCGGAAGAGTGTGTTGGTGAAGAGACCTGTTCAAAAAAAGCAGGTTGTCCCGTTGCTTCCGGCGGTGTAACAGCACCGGTTGACGAACCTGTAGTGGAAGAAATTATCGCCGCGATGGAGCAAAAGGTTCCGCTTCGCCTGAAAGCGGACACGACGAAAGAACAGGGCATCGCGAGCAGCTATTCAGGAATTCTTCTGCCGGAAAGCGACTTGCTCTATAAACTTGTTCAGCCGGGGTGCGAACAGACTGTGAAACTGATCTGTTATGTGCGCGGCAACGTGAAACAGTTAAAAACCTATTCTGAACTGCCGGTCATGCTGAGCGGAAAGATTTATTGGGCAGAGGGCGTAATCCGTCCGGTGATTGTTCCGTCCAAGATTCAGATTCTGAATAAGCTGCTTGAGAGCAACGAAACCTTTGAGCAGTAA